A window of Pseudomonadota bacterium genomic DNA:
AGGTTGATATCGTGCTGGCGGCCCAGGCTCAGGCTGCTCGGCGTGTGGCCTTCGATCCGGCTGCGCGGCTGCACCACGGCTTCGACCATCACGGCGTCTTCGCCGGTCAACAGTTCCGCGGCCTGCCCCTTGTCGCCGACCAGCTCCAGTTTCAGATCAGCGACCGCCGCGGCGATGCCGTCGGGGCTTGCTTCCAGCATCAGCACGTCGCCCTCGCGCACATGCTCGCGCCGCGCCGCGCTCAAGATGCGCCGGCCTTGCCTGATCAGACCGATGATGCGCGTGTCGTGCTCCTCCAGCGCCTCGTCGAGTTCATGGATCGGCTGGTCGATGGCTTTCGAACCCTCGCCGACACTGGCTTCGGTAACGTAGTTTTCGATCGCGATCAGGTCGGCGGGCACGTTGCGGCTTCTGACATCCTTGGGCAGCAGCCGCCAGCCGATCAGGGCGACGAACAGAACACCGATCACCGCGACAACACCGCCGACCGGGGTGAAGTCGAACATGCCGAACTCCGCGCCCAGGTTCTCGGCACGGTAGGATGCGATGATGATGTTGGGCGGCGTGCCGATCAGGGTGGCGAGACCACCCAGGATCGAGCCGAACGAGAGCGGCATCAAGACAAGCGCCGGCGCGCGGTCAACCTTGGCGCAGGACTGGAGCGCGACCGGCATGAGGAGCGCCAGCGCCGCGACGTTGTTCATGAAGGCCGACAGGAACGCCGCGACACCGGCCAAGACGGTAACGTGCAGGAACGGGCTGGCGCTTGCGCGCACGACCGACCGCGCGATGATGTCGACAACGCCTGAGTTGAAAAGGCCGCGGCTGATGACCAGCAC
This region includes:
- a CDS encoding SLC13 family permease, with the protein product MTSDQIEISVIILVAAALFIWGRWRYDLVAFTALIAAVLTGVVDSTAAFTGFGHPAVITVLAVLVISRGLFNSGVVDIIARSVVRASASPFLHVTVLAGVAAFLSAFMNNVAALALLMPVALQSCAKVDRAPALVLMPLSFGSILGGLATLIGTPPNIIIASYRAENLGAEFGMFDFTPVGGVVAVIGVLFVALIGWRLLPKDVRSRNVPADLIAIENYVTEASVGEGSKAIDQPIHELDEALEEHDTRIIGLIRQGRRILSAARREHVREGDVLMLEASPDGIAAAVADLKLELVGDKGQAAELLTGEDAVMVEAVVQPRSRIEGHTPSSLSLGRQHDINL